In Pseudomonas sp. DNDY-54, a genomic segment contains:
- a CDS encoding TAXI family TRAP transporter solute-binding subunit: MKGKSLAWIFSAALAGTGLSSVAQAQEQFVTIGTGGQTGVYYVAGQSICRFVNRNAEDLKCNAPASGGGVANVNGLRSGEFNFGIMQSDHQYKAMEGLEPFKNEGAMDDIRAVFSLQSEVFTVLARRDANIKSLDDLKGKRVNIGNPGSGQRDTLEEIMNQKGWDKSAFSLAAELKPAEQASALGDNNIDAMTYFVGHPNGAIQEATTTVDAVLVPITGPEIDKLLSEKSYYTKAEIPGGMYKGNDSATQSIGGKAVLSTTSKVDEEVVYKLVKSVFENIERFQRLHPAFKDLKPEDMIKVGLSAPLHDGAVRYYKERGWM, encoded by the coding sequence ATGAAAGGCAAATCCTTGGCATGGATATTTTCCGCCGCATTGGCGGGGACTGGTTTGAGCAGTGTTGCTCAGGCGCAAGAGCAATTCGTGACCATCGGCACCGGTGGTCAGACAGGCGTCTATTACGTGGCGGGGCAGTCGATCTGCCGCTTCGTCAACCGTAACGCCGAAGATCTGAAGTGCAACGCCCCCGCCAGCGGTGGCGGCGTAGCCAACGTCAACGGTCTGCGCAGCGGCGAGTTCAACTTCGGCATCATGCAGTCCGACCATCAGTACAAGGCGATGGAAGGCCTCGAGCCGTTCAAGAACGAAGGTGCGATGGATGACATCCGTGCGGTCTTCTCGCTGCAAAGCGAAGTCTTCACCGTGCTGGCACGCCGCGATGCCAACATCAAGAGTCTCGATGATCTGAAAGGCAAGCGCGTCAACATCGGTAACCCCGGTTCCGGTCAGCGCGACACCCTTGAAGAAATCATGAACCAGAAGGGCTGGGACAAGTCGGCCTTCTCACTGGCCGCCGAGCTGAAGCCCGCCGAGCAGGCGAGCGCACTGGGCGACAACAACATCGATGCCATGACCTACTTCGTCGGTCACCCGAATGGCGCGATTCAGGAAGCCACCACCACTGTCGACGCCGTTCTGGTACCGATTACCGGCCCGGAAATTGACAAGCTGCTGTCTGAGAAGAGCTACTACACCAAGGCTGAAATCCCAGGTGGCATGTACAAGGGCAACGACAGCGCCACGCAGTCGATCGGTGGCAAAGCGGTGCTTTCCACCACGTCCAAGGTTGACGAAGAGGTGGTCTACAAGCTGGTCAAGTCGGTGTTCGAGAACATCGAGCGCTTCCAGCGTCTGCACCCTGCGTTCAAAGACCTGAAGCCGGAAGACATGATCAAGGTTGGCCTGTCCGCTCCGCTGCATGACGGCGCCGTGCGCTACTACAAGGAACGGGGCTGGATGTAA
- a CDS encoding GGDEF domain-containing protein — MRLCLFLLCCFLAVFVGVLPGQGNAAVAPGMVSKGGIAPHVDAIEWVAGHPDADFEAAHSAEWSWQPLEKPNLGKQADGTWLRFMIDSEALHTRTWYLSLKWPVLDEVRVRLFFPNENRWGPLMRAGDHVPMRDQPITDQNLVFPFELSANDRAVVYMQVRARELIALPLVISDDAGFAASKIVDVAMISLFFGGMLVILLYNSSLFFFTRDMSYLLYVIYLLSALFYVLALTGFGRLFLWPETPPIAHRFYGLSAALCFFTPLLFAARFLNVRRYGGWVWLVTWLLMAYWGMVILVTLLAPGFASYLAIEPMALVHCILTMAAVISLWVRGNPSARLFTIAWSTLLVATIAHLLALEGLLPLNALTLHGQLIGMFSEFVLLSMALAQRINHERDRRILAQQSALHASEALAHERESRLLAQQQTLEVQMRTNEVLEARVWERTRALEEAKRGLELVNEQLTRMSITDALTQLSNRGHFDLMIDEEIRRAQRIKQPLSVLLLDIDHFKRVNDTYGHPFGDTCLRLVADVLKQHGQRAGDVVARYGGEEFVIALPGIDSHQAIEQAERIRAAVAALHPACVGTRLDLTVSIGVATLQPPTPCSPSQLLAAADAALYRAKRNGRNQVVVADPVETP; from the coding sequence ATGCGCCTCTGTCTGTTCCTGCTTTGCTGCTTTCTTGCCGTCTTCGTGGGCGTTTTGCCGGGCCAGGGCAACGCCGCCGTAGCACCAGGCATGGTCAGCAAAGGCGGCATCGCGCCGCATGTCGATGCCATCGAGTGGGTCGCCGGGCATCCGGACGCTGACTTCGAGGCGGCCCATAGTGCCGAGTGGTCATGGCAGCCGCTGGAAAAACCCAACCTGGGCAAGCAAGCGGACGGCACGTGGCTGCGCTTCATGATCGACAGCGAGGCGCTACACACCCGCACGTGGTACCTGAGCCTGAAATGGCCGGTGCTCGACGAAGTGCGCGTGCGCCTGTTCTTTCCCAACGAGAACAGGTGGGGACCGCTGATGCGGGCCGGCGATCACGTTCCGATGCGTGACCAGCCGATCACCGACCAGAACCTGGTCTTTCCCTTCGAGCTGAGCGCTAACGATCGCGCGGTGGTGTATATGCAGGTGCGTGCGCGCGAGCTCATCGCGCTGCCGCTGGTCATATCGGATGACGCGGGATTCGCTGCCAGCAAAATCGTCGATGTTGCGATGATCAGCCTGTTCTTCGGCGGCATGCTGGTGATTCTGCTCTACAACAGCAGCCTGTTCTTCTTCACCCGAGACATGAGCTATCTGCTGTATGTCATCTACCTGCTCAGCGCGCTGTTCTATGTGCTGGCCCTGACCGGTTTCGGACGGTTGTTTCTGTGGCCGGAAACGCCGCCCATTGCCCATCGCTTCTATGGCCTGTCCGCGGCGCTGTGCTTCTTCACGCCGCTACTGTTCGCTGCACGCTTCCTCAACGTTCGACGCTACGGCGGCTGGGTCTGGCTGGTGACCTGGCTGCTGATGGCGTACTGGGGCATGGTGATACTCGTAACCCTGCTTGCCCCAGGGTTTGCAAGCTATCTGGCCATCGAGCCGATGGCGCTGGTTCACTGCATCCTGACGATGGCCGCCGTGATCAGCCTGTGGGTCCGGGGTAATCCGTCGGCGCGATTGTTCACGATTGCCTGGTCGACCTTGCTGGTTGCCACCATCGCTCACCTGCTGGCACTCGAAGGCCTGCTGCCGCTGAATGCGCTGACCCTTCATGGCCAACTGATTGGCATGTTCTCGGAATTCGTTCTGCTGTCGATGGCGCTGGCCCAGCGCATCAACCACGAGCGTGACCGCCGCATTCTCGCGCAGCAAAGCGCTTTGCACGCCTCCGAGGCGCTGGCCCATGAGCGTGAGTCGCGCCTGCTCGCACAACAGCAGACGCTGGAGGTGCAGATGCGCACCAACGAAGTCCTCGAAGCCCGTGTGTGGGAGCGTACCCGCGCGCTTGAGGAGGCCAAGCGCGGGCTGGAACTGGTCAATGAGCAGCTCACCCGCATGAGCATCACCGATGCGCTGACTCAGCTGTCAAACCGGGGGCATTTCGACCTGATGATCGATGAGGAAATCCGTCGCGCACAGCGCATCAAGCAGCCACTGTCGGTACTGCTGCTGGACATCGACCATTTCAAGCGGGTCAACGATACCTATGGCCATCCGTTCGGTGATACCTGCTTACGCCTCGTCGCCGACGTCCTCAAACAGCACGGGCAGCGCGCTGGCGACGTGGTCGCGCGTTATGGCGGTGAGGAGTTCGTCATTGCGTTGCCGGGCATCGACAGCCACCAGGCCATCGAGCAGGCAGAGCGGATTCGTGCCGCCGTGGCAGCGCTGCACCCGGCTTGTGTTGGCACACGACTCGATCTGACCGTCAGCATCGGCGTTGCCACGCTGCAACCGCCCACGCCCTGCTCACCCAGCCAGTTGCTCGCCGCCGCCGATGCCGCGCTGTATCGAGCCAAGCGCAACGGCCGCAATCAGGTGGTGGTCGCCGATCCGGTCGAAACGCCTTAA